The sequence below is a genomic window from Micromonospora aurantiaca ATCC 27029.
CAGGCGGCGCCGGCCGCCCTCCACCACGGCCTCGGTCACGTCCATGCCCTGGGCCCGGTACTGGTTGATCAGGTCGAGCAGCACGATCGCGTTCGTCACCACGATGCCGACGAGCATGAGCACGCCGATCAGCGCCGGCACACCCAGCGGCGTACCGGTGACCAGCAGCAGCCCGATCGCGCCGGTCGCGGCGAACGGCACCGAGATCAGCAGGATCAGCGCCTGGGTCAGGCTGCGGAACGTCGCCACCATGATCAGGAAGACGATCGCGATGGCGGCCAGCACCGCGAGGCCGAGGTCCGCGAACGCGTCGGCCTGGTCGGCGCTGACGCCGCCGATCACGTACGTGGCGCCCGGCACGTCCAGCGCGTCCAGCCGCTTCTGCAGCTCCTGCGTCGTGGCGCCGAGGTTCGAGCCGGTCGCCGTACCGGTGACCGAAACGCTGCGCTCCCCGTCGATCCGGGTCACCTGCTGCGGGCCGTCGACCTGCTCGACGTCCGCGATCGCGTCCAGCGGCACCGCGCCGACCCGCAGCGCCCGCAGCTCGTCGACGGTCAGCGGCGGCCGGGCACCGCTGCTCAGCACCACGCTCTGCGCCGTACCGTCGAGCGTCACCTGCCCGAGCGGCGCTCCCCGGTACGTCTGCGCGACGAGCTGCCCGACGGCCGCCTCGGTGAGACCCGCGCGGGCCGCGGCCACCCGGTCCACAGTCACCTCGACGCGCGGCACCTGGGTGGCCAGGCTGCTGGTGACGTCCTCCACGCCCGGCGTGCCGGCCATCGCGCCCCGTACCGCCTCGGCCGCCCGGGTCAGCGTCTCCTGGTCGGCGGCCTGCACGACCACCTCGACCTGGTTGGCGGAGGCGTTCTGCCCGCCGCCGAACGTCAACTCGCCGACCTCCGGGCCGAGCGCGTCGAACTCCTTGCGCAGGCCCTGCCGTACCGTCGCGGCGTCGGTGTCGTCGGACAGCGACAGCGACCAGGTGGCCTGGTCACTGCCGCCGCCGGCGAAGGGATTGTCCCCACCACCGGCGCTGACCTGGTAGGTCTCCACCCCCGGGGTACGCCGCAGCACCTCCTCGACCCGGGCGGCGGCCCGGTCGGTGCCGGCGAGCGAGGTGCCGGCCGGCATCTCCTGCCGGATGGCGAGCGTGTCCTGGCCGGAGTCGTCCAGGAAGTTCGTCTCCAGCTTCTGCGCCAGGCCGAACGTGCCCAGGAGCACCAGCAGGCCCAGGCCCACAGTGGCCCAGCGGGTCTTCCGCGAGCGGGTGGCGAAGTCGATCACCGGCAGGTACGCCCGCTGCAACGGGTTGCGCAGCTCCTTCTCCTCGGCGGCGCGCCGGGCGGCGGCGTCGTCCGCACCGCCGCGCGGCCGCAGGAACCAGTACGCCAGCACCGGGATGACGGTCAGCGACACCAGCAGCGAGGCGAGCAGCGCCACCGTCACGGTGATCGCGAACGGGGCGAACAGCTGCCCGACGAAGCCGCCCACCAGGGCGATCGGCGCGAACACGGCGACAGTGGTGAGCGTGGACGCGGTCACCGCGCCGGCCACCTCGCGGACCGCGGTGAGGATCGCGTCCCGCTTCGGTTCGCCGTACTCCAGATGGCGTTTGATGTTCTCCAGCACCACGATGGAGTCGTCCACCACCCGCCCGACCGCGATGGTCAACGCGCCGAGGGTGAGCAGGTTCAGCGAGTAGTCGCCGGACCAGAGCACGATCAGCGCGACCAGCACCGACAGCGGGATGGACACCGCGGTGACCACCGTGGAACGCACCGACAGCAGGAACACCAGGATCACCACGACCGCCATGACCAGGCCGAGCAGGCCCTCGGTGGTCAGGCTCTCGATCGACCGCTCGACGAACGGCGCCTGGTCGAAGACCACAGTCAGCTCGGCGCCCGCGGCGTCACCCAGCTCGTCCAGCCGGTCCCGGATGTCGTGCGAGATGTCGACCGCGTTGCCGTCCGGCGCGGCGGTCACCGCGATGCCGAGGCTGGGCTTGCCGTTGGTCCGGGTCAGCGAGGTGGCGGGGGCGAGCTGCTGCTCCACGGCGGCCACGTCGCCGAGGCGTACCGGGGCGGCGGGAGCCGTGGTCAGCACGATGCCGCGCAGGTCGTCGACGGTCCGGATCGGCGTGCCCACCTGCACCGGCAGCGACCGGTCGCCGTCGGCGAGCGCACCGGCCGGCACGGCCACGCCGTTGCTCTTGAGTGCCGACGCGATGGCGGTCGGCGCCACCTTGGCGGCGGCCAGCTTCGCCGGGTCCGGCGTGATCGTCACGACCTGGTTGCGGGCGCCGGTGACGTCCACCGAGCGGACGCCGTCCAGCGCCTCCAGCTCTGGTACGACGGCGCTGCGCAGCTTCTCCGCCAGCGCCCGCTCGTCGCCGTCACCGGTCGCGGCGACCACCACTGCGGGCAGGTCGTCGGTGCTACCGGCGATCACCTGCGGGTCGACGCCCTCGGGGAGCTGGGAGTCGATCCGGTTGAGCGCGGTCTCCATCTTGTTGACCACGTCGTCCAGGTCGGTGCCGAACTCGTACTGCACCTGGACCGTGGCCGCGCCCTCGCGCGAGGTCGAGGTGACCTTGTCGAGGCCCGGGATGCCCTGGAGGCTGTTCTCGATCGGCTCGGCGACCTGGGATTCCACGATCTCCGGCGCGGCGCCCGGGTACGTCGCCACGATGAACGCGGCGGGGAACTCCAGCGACGGCAGGAGCTGCTGCTTCAGCGACGGCACGGCGAACAGGCCGAAGGCCGTGGTCACCAACGCGACGAGGGCGATCAGCCCCCGGTTGGCGAGGCTGAATCTGGCGAGCAGCGACATCGGCGTTACTCACTCCTGAAGAGGTGTCCGGCGGGGGTGTCTGAGTCTGCCGCACGCCCCGACACTCCCGGCATCCGCCCCAGCCGATGACACTTCCGCGCTCGGGGGTCGCCCGTGCCCGCCTTGATCGACACCAGCTCGCCGAAGTGGCTGCATTCCACCCACTCCGACCCGCGACCTCCCCGAGCTGGTGTCGATCAAGCACGACGCCGGGAGCGCGGACGCGCGAGGCGAGCGGGGATGCCCTCCGTCGGGCCGACCCGCCACCTCCTCACCCTTGATCGACTCCATTTCGCCGAAGGGGCTGCATCCCACACACCCCGATCCCGCCACCTCCCCGAGCTGGAGTGGATCAGGACGGGGGATGCCACCACCTCCCCGAGCTGGTGCAGATCGGGGGATGCCGTCACCTCCCCCAAGTGAGGTCCGGCAGAGGAAGCGCGGAGGCCCGCGAGGTCCAGCGGAGTGCGTCGCCCGAGGCACCCCGGACGGAGGTGTGAATCGGGGCCGGGCAAGGCCCGGGGAAGCCGCGGGGACGGAGCGATCAGACCAGGTCTAGCGAGCGGGCGGCGGCCAGCGCGTCGTTGGCGATGGTCACCGGCGCCGGCGCGGTGGAGATGGCCCACTCCGGGTCCTTCAGGCCGTGCCCGGTGACCGTGCAGACCACCCGCGACCCGGCCGGCACCCGCCCGGCCTCGGCCTGCTGGAGCAGACCGGCGACGCTGGCCGCGCTGCCCAGCTCGACGAAGGCGCCCACCTCGCGGGCCAGCAGCCGGTACGCCGACAGGATCTCCCGGTCGGTGACCGCCGAGATCAGACCGTCGGAGGCGTCCCGCGCGTCGATGGCCTTCGTCCAGCTCGCCGGGTTGCCGATCCGGATGGCGGTGGCGATCGTCGACGGCTCCGGCACCACCTGACCGGTGACGATGGGAGCGGCGCCGGCCGCCTGGAAGCCGTACATCCGGGGGGCCTTCGTGGCGTTGCCGTCGCGCAGGTCCTCGGAGTAGCCCATCCAGTACGCGGTGATGTTGCCGGCGTTGCCGACCGGCAGGCAGTGGATGTCGGGCGCGTCGCCGAGCGCCTCGACGATCTCGAAGGCGGCTGTCTTCTGGCCGTGCAGCCGGTCGATGTTGACGGAGTTGACCAGCGCGACCGGGTAGTCCTGGGCGAGCTTGCCGGCGAGCCCGAGGCAGTCGTCGAAGTTGCCCTGCACCTGGAGCAGCTTCGCGCCGTGCACGAGCGCCTGGGCCAGCTTGCCCAGCGCGATCTTGCCCTGCGGCACCAGAACCGCGCAGGTGATCCCGGCGCGGGCCGCGTACGCGGCGGCGGAGGCGCTGGTGTTGCCGGTGGAGGCGCAGATGATCGCCTTGTCACCGGCCTCGACGGCCTTGGAGACCGCGACAGTCATGCCGCGGTCCTTGAACGAGCCGGTCGGGTTGGCGCCCTCGACCTTGAGCCACACGTCCGCGCCGACCCGGGCGGAGAGCACCGGTGCCGGCAGCAGCGGCGTGTTGCCCTCGTGCAGGGTGACGACGGGAGTCGCCCCGGTGACCGGCAGCCGATCCCGGTACGCCTCGATCAGTCCCCGCCACATGTCGTGCTCCTCGCCTCCGTCGCCCCGCTCCGGGGCCTGTCACCAGCGTGGACCAGCCTGCTCGGCCGACCACCGGCACACCCTGCTCTAACCATCAGGCGGGACGCGCGGGTTACGCGCCACCCTCCACCCGCAGCACACTCGTCACCGAACGGACGATGTCGAGTCCGCGCAGCTCACCGACGGTGGCCGCGAGCGCGGCATCCGGCGCGACGTGGGTGACGATGACCAGTTCGGCGTCCCCGCCTGCCGGACCCTGCCGGACGGTGGCGATGGACACCTCGTGCCGGGCGAAGACGCCTGCCACCCCGGCCAGCACGCCCGGCCGGTCGGCCACGTCGAGGCTGATGTGGTAGCGGGTGAGCGCCTCGCCCATCGGGCGCACCGGCAGGTCCGCGTACGCCGACTCGCTCGCCGCGTGCACCCCGGCGAGGCGGTTGCGGGCCACCGCCACCACGTCGCCGAGCACCGCACTGGCGGTGGGCGCGCCACCGGCGCCCCGGCCGTAGAACATGAGCTGCCCGGCGGCGTCGGCCTCGACGAAGACCGCGTTGAACGCGTCGCCGACGCTCGCAAGCGGATGCGTCAGCGGGATCATCGCCGGGTGCACCCGGACGTTGACGGTCTCCCGGCCCTCCGCGTCGACGCCCCGGGCCGCGATGCAGAGCAGTTTGATCGTGCAGCCCATGGCCTTGGCGCTGGCCACGTCGGCGGCGGTCACCTCGGTGATGCCCTCGCGGTGCACGTCGGCGGCGGTCACCCGGGTGTGGAACGCCAGCGAGGCGAGGATGGCGGCCTTGGCGGCGGCGTCGAAGCCCTCCACGTCGGCCGTCGGGTCGGCCTCGGCGTACCCCAGCTCGGTGGCCTCCTCCAGCGCCTCGGCGAACCCGGCGCCGGTGGCGTCCATGGCGGAGAGGATGAAGTTCGTGGTGCCGTTCACGATGCCGGTGACCCGGGTGATCCGGTCGCCGTGCAGCGACTCGCGCAGCGGGCGCAGCAGCGGGATGGCCCCGGCGACGCTCGCCTCGTAGTAGAGGTCGGCGCCACCCTCGGCGGCGGCGTCGTGCAGGGCCGCGCCGTCCTCGGCGAGCAGCGCCTTGTTGGCGGTGACCACGCTCTTGCCGGCGCGCAGCGCCTCGACCAGCCAGCCGCGGGCCGGCTCGATGCCGCCGACCACCTCGACCACCACGTCCACGTCGTCGCGCTTGATCAGCCCGAGCGCGTCGGTGGTGAACAGCGCCGGGTCGACCGGCAGGTCGCCGCGGTCACGGCCGATCCGGCGTACGGCGATCCCGGCGATCTCCAGTGGGGCGCCGATCCGGGCGGCGAGGTCTTCCGACTGCTCGTGCAGCAGCCGGACCACGTCGCTGCCGACAGTGCCGCAGCCGAGCAGCGCCAAGCGAACCGGTGAGGTCATCCCACATCCAATGCCAGCAGGTCGTCTTCGGTCTCCCGGCGGACGATCAGCCGCGCCCGACCTTCGCGGACGGCGACGACCGGGGGCCGCGGGACATGGTTGTAGTTGCTCGCCATGCTCCGGCAGTAGGCCCCGGTGCCGGGCACCGCGACAAGATCTCCGGGCTGCACGTCAGCGGGCAGGAATTCATCCTTCACCACGATGTCCCCGGACTCACAATGCTTTCCCACCACGCGGGCGAGCATCGGCTGCGCGGTTGACGTGCGGTTCGCCAGCGTCGCCGAGTACGAGGCGTCGTAGAGCGCGGTACGGATGTTGTCACTCATCCCCCCGTCCACGCTCACGTAGGTCCGCAGGCCGTCCACATCTTTCACGGTCCCGGCCTGATAGAGCGTGAACACCGCCGGGCCGACGATCGCGCGGCCCGGCTCGACGGACAGATGCGGCACGGCCAGGTTCTCCGCCGCGCACTCCCCGTCCACGATCTTGCGCAGCCGCTTCGCCAGGTCGTGCGGCGACGCCGGGTCGTCCTGCGTGGTGTACGCGATGCCGAAGCCGCCGCCCAGGTCCAGCTCGGGCAGCTCCACGCCGCGGGCGTCGCGGATCTGCGACTGGAGGGCGAGCACCCGGCGGGCGGACACCTCGAAGCCGCTGGCGTCGAAGATCTGCGAGCCGATGTGCGAGTGCAGGCCGCGCAGCTCCAGCACGTCCTCGTCGAGGATCTTGAACGCGGCCGCCGCGGCGGCCCCGCCCGCGAGGGAGAAGCCGAACTTCTGGTCCTCGTGGGCGGTGGCGATGAACTCGTGGGTGTGCGCCTCCACCCCGACGGTGACCCGGACCAGCACCTTGGGGCGTACCCCGCGCTCGCGGGCCAGCTCGGAGAGCCGGTCGATCTCGGTGAACGAGTCGACGATGATCCGGCCCACCCCGGCGTCGACCGCCCGGGTCAGCTCCGCCACCGACTTGTTGTTGCCGTGGAAGCCGATCCGCTCGGGCGGCATCCCGGCCGACAGCGCGGTGGCCAGCTCGCCGCCGGTGCAGACGTCGAGGAACATGCCCTCCTCGGCGATCATCCGGACCACGGCGCGGCACAGGAACGCCTTGCCGGCGTAGTA
It includes:
- a CDS encoding efflux RND transporter permease subunit, encoding MSLLARFSLANRGLIALVALVTTAFGLFAVPSLKQQLLPSLEFPAAFIVATYPGAAPEIVESQVAEPIENSLQGIPGLDKVTSTSREGAATVQVQYEFGTDLDDVVNKMETALNRIDSQLPEGVDPQVIAGSTDDLPAVVVAATGDGDERALAEKLRSAVVPELEALDGVRSVDVTGARNQVVTITPDPAKLAAAKVAPTAIASALKSNGVAVPAGALADGDRSLPVQVGTPIRTVDDLRGIVLTTAPAAPVRLGDVAAVEQQLAPATSLTRTNGKPSLGIAVTAAPDGNAVDISHDIRDRLDELGDAAGAELTVVFDQAPFVERSIESLTTEGLLGLVMAVVVILVFLLSVRSTVVTAVSIPLSVLVALIVLWSGDYSLNLLTLGALTIAVGRVVDDSIVVLENIKRHLEYGEPKRDAILTAVREVAGAVTASTLTTVAVFAPIALVGGFVGQLFAPFAITVTVALLASLLVSLTVIPVLAYWFLRPRGGADDAAARRAAEEKELRNPLQRAYLPVIDFATRSRKTRWATVGLGLLVLLGTFGLAQKLETNFLDDSGQDTLAIRQEMPAGTSLAGTDRAAARVEEVLRRTPGVETYQVSAGGGDNPFAGGGSDQATWSLSLSDDTDAATVRQGLRKEFDALGPEVGELTFGGGQNASANQVEVVVQAADQETLTRAAEAVRGAMAGTPGVEDVTSSLATQVPRVEVTVDRVAAARAGLTEAAVGQLVAQTYRGAPLGQVTLDGTAQSVVLSSGARPPLTVDELRALRVGAVPLDAIADVEQVDGPQQVTRIDGERSVSVTGTATGSNLGATTQELQKRLDALDVPGATYVIGGVSADQADAFADLGLAVLAAIAIVFLIMVATFRSLTQALILLISVPFAATGAIGLLLVTGTPLGVPALIGVLMLVGIVVTNAIVLLDLINQYRAQGMDVTEAVVEGGRRRLRPILMTAVATIFALLPMALGLTGEGGFISKPLAIVVIGGLLSSTLLTLVLVPTLYTMVEHTKGSFRNRRRGGAPEPVEPQPEPDPVPVAVGGGERAEERGVVAPPPTRPSGALVDGTDQFEVLRLPKSRQSPLPPTE
- the thrC gene encoding threonine synthase: MWRGLIEAYRDRLPVTGATPVVTLHEGNTPLLPAPVLSARVGADVWLKVEGANPTGSFKDRGMTVAVSKAVEAGDKAIICASTGNTSASAAAYAARAGITCAVLVPQGKIALGKLAQALVHGAKLLQVQGNFDDCLGLAGKLAQDYPVALVNSVNIDRLHGQKTAAFEIVEALGDAPDIHCLPVGNAGNITAYWMGYSEDLRDGNATKAPRMYGFQAAGAAPIVTGQVVPEPSTIATAIRIGNPASWTKAIDARDASDGLISAVTDREILSAYRLLAREVGAFVELGSAASVAGLLQQAEAGRVPAGSRVVCTVTGHGLKDPEWAISTAPAPVTIANDALAAARSLDLV
- a CDS encoding homoserine dehydrogenase, coding for MTSPVRLALLGCGTVGSDVVRLLHEQSEDLAARIGAPLEIAGIAVRRIGRDRGDLPVDPALFTTDALGLIKRDDVDVVVEVVGGIEPARGWLVEALRAGKSVVTANKALLAEDGAALHDAAAEGGADLYYEASVAGAIPLLRPLRESLHGDRITRVTGIVNGTTNFILSAMDATGAGFAEALEEATELGYAEADPTADVEGFDAAAKAAILASLAFHTRVTAADVHREGITEVTAADVASAKAMGCTIKLLCIAARGVDAEGRETVNVRVHPAMIPLTHPLASVGDAFNAVFVEADAAGQLMFYGRGAGGAPTASAVLGDVVAVARNRLAGVHAASESAYADLPVRPMGEALTRYHISLDVADRPGVLAGVAGVFARHEVSIATVRQGPAGGDAELVIVTHVAPDAALAATVGELRGLDIVRSVTSVLRVEGGA
- the lysA gene encoding diaminopimelate decarboxylase, translating into MRAHEAGALHGEIGTRGPAWLRTPVDVNALVPQLWPRNVARGSGGALTVAGLDVRGLAAEYGTPAYVLDEDDLRERCREFRAAFPDADVYYAGKAFLCRAVVRMIAEEGMFLDVCTGGELATALSAGMPPERIGFHGNNKSVAELTRAVDAGVGRIIVDSFTEIDRLSELARERGVRPKVLVRVTVGVEAHTHEFIATAHEDQKFGFSLAGGAAAAAAFKILDEDVLELRGLHSHIGSQIFDASGFEVSARRVLALQSQIRDARGVELPELDLGGGFGIAYTTQDDPASPHDLAKRLRKIVDGECAAENLAVPHLSVEPGRAIVGPAVFTLYQAGTVKDVDGLRTYVSVDGGMSDNIRTALYDASYSATLANRTSTAQPMLARVVGKHCESGDIVVKDEFLPADVQPGDLVAVPGTGAYCRSMASNYNHVPRPPVVAVREGRARLIVRRETEDDLLALDVG